In Rubrobacter radiotolerans DSM 5868, a genomic segment contains:
- a CDS encoding nicotinate phosphoribosyltransferase, whose translation MSEKAPKRFNSASDAEIRAAEVADSYFHRTMEVLRSRGLEDTPVHAEVAYKTSDPDAWFVVCGLDEVATLAEGLEGVSVEAVPEGTICRPNEPVLTLSGPYGAFAEHETALLGFLCQASGIATGAARCRLAAGEKPVISFGARRMHPAITPMIERSSYIGGCDQVAVSLATDRFGIPSTGTLPHALVLIIGSTAEAAKAFDAAVGPEVPRTILIDTFDDEKFGALIACEAIPDKIQAVRLDTPGNRRGNFLDLMREVRWELDRKGYSHVKLFASGGIDVEYILHLAPVCDAFGVGGAIASAPMIDYSLDIVEVAGEDRSKRGKRGGRKRLVELPDGSRKTLPADAEKPREATDLLTPLTAEPVAPERIRQRVLDALATGLYTL comes from the coding sequence GTGAGCGAGAAGGCCCCGAAGCGTTTCAACTCGGCGTCGGATGCGGAGATCCGTGCGGCCGAGGTCGCCGACTCGTACTTCCACAGGACGATGGAGGTGCTCCGCTCCCGGGGCCTCGAAGACACCCCGGTCCACGCCGAGGTCGCCTACAAGACTTCCGACCCGGACGCCTGGTTTGTTGTCTGCGGGCTGGATGAGGTCGCAACGCTCGCGGAAGGGCTTGAGGGCGTCTCGGTCGAGGCGGTGCCGGAGGGGACGATCTGCCGCCCCAACGAGCCCGTCCTAACCTTGAGCGGCCCCTACGGGGCCTTCGCCGAGCACGAGACGGCGCTGCTCGGGTTTCTGTGTCAGGCTTCGGGGATCGCAACCGGAGCGGCGCGCTGCCGGCTCGCGGCCGGGGAGAAGCCCGTGATCTCCTTCGGCGCGCGAAGGATGCACCCGGCGATAACGCCCATGATCGAGCGCTCCTCCTACATCGGCGGCTGCGACCAGGTCGCCGTCTCGCTCGCCACCGACCGCTTCGGCATCCCCTCGACGGGCACGCTCCCGCACGCGCTCGTCCTGATCATCGGCTCGACGGCCGAAGCTGCAAAGGCGTTCGACGCGGCGGTCGGTCCGGAGGTCCCGCGCACGATCCTCATAGACACCTTCGACGACGAGAAGTTCGGGGCCCTCATCGCCTGCGAGGCGATCCCGGACAAGATCCAGGCCGTCCGCCTCGACACGCCCGGCAACCGCCGGGGGAACTTTCTCGACCTGATGCGCGAGGTCCGCTGGGAACTCGACCGGAAGGGCTACTCGCACGTAAAGCTCTTCGCCTCGGGCGGAATAGACGTCGAGTACATCCTGCACCTCGCGCCCGTCTGCGATGCCTTCGGGGTCGGGGGGGCAATAGCCTCCGCGCCCATGATCGACTACTCCTTGGACATCGTCGAGGTCGCGGGAGAGGACCGCTCCAAGCGGGGCAAGCGCGGCGGGCGCAAGCGTCTTGTCGAGCTTCCGGACGGCTCGCGCAAGACGCTGCCGGCAGACGCCGAAAAGCCGCGGGAGGCGACGGACCTACTCACTCCGCTCACGGCCGAACCGGTCGCGCCGGAGAGGATCCGCCAGCGCGTCCTCGACGCGCTCGCCACGGGTCTCTACACACTGTAA